In Oxyura jamaicensis isolate SHBP4307 breed ruddy duck chromosome 20, BPBGC_Ojam_1.0, whole genome shotgun sequence, the following are encoded in one genomic region:
- the SLCO4A1 gene encoding solute carrier organic anion transporter family member 4A1, whose product MAKPPSLTGENGFHFPQANSVFPSPSPSGEDSAAFSTPGGTPLSNGTGCCGTPSPAESCAQPLCEARDSTRFGEGIKYVSTDAKELACGWGGFTPGCLQLFNTSKGVLFFLCVASFLQGMTVNGFINTVITSIERRFDLRSYQSGLIASSYDIAACLCLTFVSYFGGNGHKPRWLGWGVMVMGLGSLLFALPHFTTGLYKVHSSTDVGVCAANQSQTCAPAASSLSSYRFVFMLGQFLHGMGATPLYTLGVTYLDENVKTNYSPVYIAVFYTAAILGPAAGYLVGGMFLNIYTEIHRETDISPENTLWVGAWWIGFLGAGAASLLISIPILGYPERLPGSQRYIVMRVSEAHQLKDGSHKKASDPDFGKTVKDLPRSVLLLLKNPTFIFLCLAGATEATLIAGMSTFGPKFLESQFSLSASEAATLFGYLVVPAGGGGTFLGGFLVNKFKLRCSGIIKLCLLCTVTSLMAIFIFFIRCPNMTMAGVTHTYMGSALPDGHVNLTAACNAECGCLRETYSPVCGSNNIMYYSPCHAGCKKVSEKLRNGKKVYKECSCVEENTFPGEAEAGKCTSSCAKKTLFLFFMFIVILFTFLSSIPALTATLRCVPDRQRSFALGIQWIVVRTLGSIPGPIAFGSMIDKSCLLWQDQCGEQGSCYVYQNSAMSHYTLITGLVYKVLGTTFFVVACLLYKPPPAESAQGSSDTTENGNSDLQETKPSLPAAEDI is encoded by the exons ATGGCCAAGCCCCCTAGCTTAACGGGAGAGAATGGCTTCCACTTCCCTCAGGCAAACTCAGTCTTCCCAAGCCCATCTCCCTCTGGCGAGGACAGTGCAGCTTTCAGCACCCCCGGGGGCACGCCGCTGAGCAATGGCACGGGGTGCTgcggcacccccagccccgccgaGTCCTGCGCTCAGCCCCTCTGCGAGGCCAGGGACAGCACCCGGTTTGGTGAGGGGATTAAATATGTTTCGACCGATGCGAAGGAGTTGGCATGTGGCTGGGGGGGGTTCACGCCAGGCTGCTTGCAGCTCTTCAACACCTCCAAGGGCGTCTTGTTCTTCCTGTGCGTGGCCTCCTTCTTGCAAGGCATGACGGTGAACGGCTTCATCAACACGGTCATCACCTCCATCGAGCGCCGCTTCGACCTCCGCAGCTACCAGAGCGGGCTGATCGCCAGCTCCTACGACATCgcagcctgcctctgcctcaCCTTCGTCAGCTATTTCGGGGGGAACGGCCACAAGCCGcggtggctgggctggggcgTGATGGTGATGGGCCTGGGCTCCCTGCTCTTCGCCTTGCCCCACTTCACCACGGGCTTGTACAAGGTGCACTCGTCGACCGATGTGGGCGTCTGCGCGGCGAACCAGAGCCAGACGTGCGCCCCGGCCgcctccagcctctccagctACAGGTTCGTCTTCATGCTGGGGCAGTTCCTGCACGGGATGGGAGCCACGCCGCTCTACACGCTCGGCGTCACCTATTTGGACGAGAACGTCAAGACCAACTACTCCCCTGTGTACATTG ctgttttctaCACTGCTGCAATCCTTGGGCCTGCAGCGGGTTATCTGGTAGGAGGaatgtttctaaatatttatactgaaatacacagaga GACTGACATCTCCCCGGAAAACACGCTGTGGGTGGGGGCATGGTGGATCGGCTTCCTGGGGGCCGGAGCAGCCTCACTTCTTATCTCCATCCCCATCCTGGGCTACCCCGAACGCCTCCCAG GATCCCAGCGGTATATTGTTATGAGGGTGTCGGAGGCTCATCAGCTGAAGGATGGGAGCCACAAAAAGGCATCAGATCCGGACTTTGGGAAAACAGTTAAAGATCTACCTCG ATCAGTACTGCTGCTTCTGAAGAACCCCAccttcatcttcctctgctTAGCGGGAGCAACTGAAGCCACCCTCATTGCTGGGATGTCCACCTTTGGACCCAAGTTCCTGGAGTCTCAGTTCAGTTTAAGTGCCTCTGAAGCTGCTACCCTTTTTG GTTATCTGGTTGTGCCGGCTGGAGGGGGAGGCACATTCCTGGGAGGATTCCTTGTGAATAAATTTAAACTCCGCTGCTCAGGAATCATCAAATTGTGTTTGCTTTGCACAGTGACAAGTCTGATggctattttcatttttttcattcgTTGCCCTAACATGACAATGGCAGGAGTAACCCACACGTACATGGGAAG TGCTCTGCCCGATGGCCACGTTAACTTGACAGCAGCGTGCAACGCCGAGTGCGGCTGCCTGCGGGAGACCTACAGCCCCGTCTGCGGAAGCAATAACATTATGTATTATTCTCCTTGCCACGCCGGGTGCAAAAAAGTGTCTGAGAAACTCAGGAATGGCAAGAAG GTCTATAAGGAGTGTAGTTGTGTTGAGGAAAATACCTTCCCTGGTGAGGCAGAGGCAGGCAAATGCACCTCCTCTTGTGCGAAAAAGACcctgtttctcttcttcatgTTCATAGTGATACTCTTCACCTTCCTGAGCAGCATTCCTGCCCTGACTGCAACTCTGCG gTGTGTCCCTGACAGACAAAGGTCGTTTGCACTCGGGATCCAGTGGATCGTCGTACGAACGCTAG GAAGCATCCCCGGCCCCATTGCCTTTGGGTCGATGATCGATAAATCCTGCCTGCTCTGGCAGGACCAGTGCGGCGAGCAAGGCTCTTGCTACGTTTACCAGAACTCAGCCATGAGCCACTACACCCTGATCACTGGGCTGGTCTACAAG GTGCTTGGGACAACTTTCTTTGTGGTCGCCTGTTTGCTGTACAAACCGCCACCGGCAGAATCAGCTCAGGGCAGCTCGGACACGACTGAAAATGGCAACAGTGACCTCCAGGAAACCAAACCTTCgcttcctgctgcagaggaTATATGA